Within Pseudomonas tructae, the genomic segment CACGGTCACCGGCCTGTACGCCCGAGCTCAGCACGATGCTGTCAAAGGAGCGTTCCAGCAGCTTCACCTCGCGAGTGGCAACCGTGTTCTGCTGCGGGTCGACCACCCATACCCGGGTCTGCCCATCGCTCTCGAGCAAGGCTGAAGCCGGTAGTTCGGTGCGCGGCGACATCATCGAGGTCAGGGTGACGCTGATTGCAGTACCCAGGTAAAACGCTGGCGGTGTTTGTGTCAGGGTCAGCCGTGCACGCCGGGTCCGGGTGGTGGCATCGGCCTGGGGTTCAAGCTCGCGCAAGGTGGCGGTGGTGCTGATGTTGGGCTCCAGTTGCGAGGCAACCTGAAACGTCAGGTCAGGTGTCAGCTGTTCGGCCAGGTGGGTTGGCAGGTCGATCACGGCCTCTTTGATGTCCGGCCGGGCCAGGGTGACCACCGCCTGCCCGGCGCTGACGGTCTGCCCGGCTTCAGCTTGCCAGTTGGTGACCACGGCCCCATGGTCAACGCGCAGCTCGCTGTAGCCCAACTGGTCGCGCGCCTGGGCCACCGCCGCGCGTGCCTGCTCAAGGGCGGCGGTGGTGGTTTTCAGGTCGGTCTGGGCGATGTCCAGTTGCGCCTGGGCCCCCACGCCGCGGTCGTACAATTGCTGTTGGCGACGCGCACTGGCCTGGGCATTGATCCACTGCGCCTGGACCTTGGCCAGGTCGCCTTCGGCTGCGCGCAACTGGTTACGCTGATCGGTCGGGTCGAGGCTGGCGAGCACGTCACCCGGCTTGACCTGGCTGCCGACATCCACCCAGCGCCGGGCAATCCGACCGGCCACGCGAAAACCCAGGGTGCTCTCGTAACGCGCCTGGATGCTGCCGGCGAATCGGCCAAGGTTGGCCTGGACTTGGGGCTCGACGATCATCGACAGCACCGGACGCACAGGTTCCGGCGCTGCGGCCTGCCGTTCGCAACCGACCAGCAACAACAGGCTGCACAGGCCAAGGGTCAGGGTTTTCATTGTGCTACCCCGCTGTCCTTGCTGGCGGCGATTTCCACCTGCATACCCGGGTTGAGCAGTTGCCCACCCGCCACCACCACCGTTTCCCCCCCCTTGAGGCCCTCGCCGACCACCACCTTGCCGGTGAGGTAGCGAATGACCTTGACCTGCTGCAGGCTGACTTTGTTGCCCTCGCCCACCACCCACACTGCCGGGTCATGCAAGGCCTTGGTCAAGGCCGACCAGGGCAACTCGATGCTTGGCTTGCCCTGAGCACTGCCGCTGGCGGTGACTGCCGAGCCCAGTTCCATGCCAGCGGGCACCTCATCCAGAGCGATCTTGACCTGCACGGTGCCACTTTGTGCCGAGACCGTCGGGGTCACTTCACGCACATGCCCCCGCGCCTGGACCTTGGGGTTGTCCACCAGGCTGACGGTGATCGCTTTCTTGCTCGGCTCAGCCATCAGCAAGGACTCGTACACATTGAACACCGCATCGCGCTCACCATCGCGCGCCAGGCTGAAGATCGGCACCGTGGCCTGGACCACCTGGCCGACCTCGGCCTGACGCTCGGTAATCACCCCGTCCGCCTCGGCCACCAGCGCGGTGTAGCTCAATTGATCGCGGGCATTGGCCAACTGCGCCTGGGCGGCCTTCAAGGCGCTCTGGCTACTGCGCAGGGCGGCTTCGGCGGAATCGTATTCACTCTGGCTGGTATAGCCCTTGGGCAGCAGCTTCTGCTGGCGGACAAAGGCGGCGGCGCTCTGGGTCACCCGCGCCTGTTCGGCGAAGACCTCGGCCTTGGCCGAATCGACAGTGGTCTGCAGGTCCTTGGGGTCGAGCCGGGCCAAGACCTGGTTGGCCTTGATGTGATCGCCGACATCGACGCTGCGGGAAATGATCTTGCCGCCCACGCGAAAGGACAGATCAGTCTGCACCCTTGCCTGGACATCGCCGGTCAGGGTCACCGAAGCGCCGAAATCACCGGGCTGTACACGTTGCACGCCGACCCTGGGCAGTTCGATTTCAGCGGCTTTTTTCTCACCGCACCCGGTCAGCAGCAGTAATCCCCCCAGGCAGACAAGCGATACAGGACGCAACACCCTCATGCAGGCTCCTTGCATGTGCCAGATCTAATTAGGAATGCGAGTGTTAGCGTAGATCAGGGTTTCCTTGATCGCTTGTCGGCATACACAATTCGTCTATTGCGCCGATTCGGCGATACTGCCCTCTTTGCCTGAATGGACGCTGCCATGCTGACCACCCTGGCTGTCACCAACTACCGCTCGATCAATCATCTGGTGCTGCCGCTGGCACGCTTGAATGTCATCACCGGGCCCAACGGCAGTGGCAAGTCCAACCTGTACAAGGCCTTGCGCCTGCTCGCCGAAACCGCGCAAGGCGGCGTGGTCAATGCGCTGGCGGCGGAGGGCGGGCTGGACTCAACGTTCTGGGCCGGCCCCGAGCAGATCAGCCGGCGCATGAGCAACGGCGAAGTCGCCATCCAGGGCGGCCCACGCCAGCATGCACGGCGCTTGCGCCTGGGCTTTACTGACGAGGAGTTCGGTTACGCCATCGGCCTGGGCTTGCCGGAGCCAAGCGAATCACAGTTCGCCCTCGACCCGCAGATCAAGCGCGAAAGCATCTGGGCAGGACCGCTGTACCGCCCGGCCAGCCTGCTGGTGGATCGCCAGGGGCCGATGGTCAAGGTTCGCGAAGGACGGCAATGGGAGGTGCAGGCGCAGCACACGCCAAACTTCGACAGCCTGTTCGACCAGGTTGGCAACCTGCGCTCCTCGCCTGAAGTGTTGCTGCTGCGCGAGCGCATTCGCGGCTGGCGCTTCTACGATCACTTTCGCACTGACCGCGACGCTCCGGCCCGTCGTCGGCA encodes:
- a CDS encoding efflux RND transporter periplasmic adaptor subunit, with translation MKTLTLGLCSLLLLVGCERQAAAPEPVRPVLSMIVEPQVQANLGRFAGSIQARYESTLGFRVAGRIARRWVDVGSQVKPGDVLASLDPTDQRNQLRAAEGDLAKVQAQWINAQASARRQQQLYDRGVGAQAQLDIAQTDLKTTTAALEQARAAVAQARDQLGYSELRVDHGAVVTNWQAEAGQTVSAGQAVVTLARPDIKEAVIDLPTHLAEQLTPDLTFQVASQLEPNISTTATLRELEPQADATTRTRRARLTLTQTPPAFYLGTAISVTLTSMMSPRTELPASALLESDGQTRVWVVDPQQNTVATREVKLLERSFDSIVLSSGVQAGDRVVTAGVNTLKPGQKVIVDEEDAQ
- a CDS encoding efflux RND transporter periplasmic adaptor subunit, with protein sequence MRVLRPVSLVCLGGLLLLTGCGEKKAAEIELPRVGVQRVQPGDFGASVTLTGDVQARVQTDLSFRVGGKIISRSVDVGDHIKANQVLARLDPKDLQTTVDSAKAEVFAEQARVTQSAAAFVRQQKLLPKGYTSQSEYDSAEAALRSSQSALKAAQAQLANARDQLSYTALVAEADGVITERQAEVGQVVQATVPIFSLARDGERDAVFNVYESLLMAEPSKKAITVSLVDNPKVQARGHVREVTPTVSAQSGTVQVKIALDEVPAGMELGSAVTASGSAQGKPSIELPWSALTKALHDPAVWVVGEGNKVSLQQVKVIRYLTGKVVVGEGLKGGETVVVAGGQLLNPGMQVEIAASKDSGVAQ
- a CDS encoding AAA family ATPase, translating into MLTTLAVTNYRSINHLVLPLARLNVITGPNGSGKSNLYKALRLLAETAQGGVVNALAAEGGLDSTFWAGPEQISRRMSNGEVAIQGGPRQHARRLRLGFTDEEFGYAIGLGLPEPSESQFALDPQIKRESIWAGPLYRPASLLVDRQGPMVKVREGRQWEVQAQHTPNFDSLFDQVGNLRSSPEVLLLRERIRGWRFYDHFRTDRDAPARRRQLGTRTPVLHHDGRDLAAALQTIIEIGAPDALQATIADAFPGARLEIDAVPGGAFGVLFYQEGLLRPLSAAELSDGTLRYLLLVAALLTPRPPTMMVLNEPETSLHPDLLPALARLIIRASEQCQVWVVSHARRLVAALEQDATCNSIVLEKLLGQTRIAGQGMLDEPAWHWPE